A genome region from Arachis duranensis cultivar V14167 chromosome 6, aradu.V14167.gnm2.J7QH, whole genome shotgun sequence includes the following:
- the LOC107493064 gene encoding uncharacterized protein LOC107493064, with protein MGATPFTERILKAKLPKGFDKTTDMKYDGTKDPQEHLMAFEARINLEGAVDAVRCRAFPVTLAGPAIKWFNALPNGSITSFHDISRKFMAQFTTRITKAKHSISLLGITQKPDESTRKYLDHFNDECLTVNGLMDSVASLCLTNGLMNEDFRKHLTTKPVWTMHEIQNVTRDYINDEEVSQVVAANKRQHGNHQHGNPTSRHNQISRETPITEIYHQIADRGIIPKARQLKERTGDNKTLYCDYHRGYGHRTQDCFDLKDALEQAIRDSKLPEFAKIIREPKRAERDRSPEREGRNPRTQKQPPRESPDDDPTIIVNVITGKDISGKSKSTLKKDLKVMAVRDQAPTATANKTITFLPEDCQHGTSAEDAPLVISARIGTGLVRRILVDTGADSNILFRGAFEKLGLRNENLQTHRNGVTGLGDNFLKPDGSITLPLTIGTGNQRKTILSEFVVLKDSTAYNVILGRKTINDFSAIIFTKYLLMKFITEDGSISTIHGDREVAAECDNTILALQKKSRDAAGIFLADLDARQDGQTRPEPEGDMEKLQVGQTKDKYTFINKNLPYDLKEDLSQFLK; from the exons ATGGGAGCCACCCCCTTCACAGAAAGGATCTTAAAAGCAAAACTCCCTAAAGGATTCGACAAGACCACGGACATGAAATATGATGGAACCAAAGATCCCCAGGAACACCTAATGGCCTTCGAGGCCAGGATTAACCTGGAAGGAGCAGTCGACGCAGTACGATGCAGAGCTTTCCCGGTAACCTTGGCCGGACCAGCAATCAAATGGTTCAACGCCCTCCCCAACGGATCCATAACCAGTTTCCACGACATCTCGCGGAAGTTCATGGCCCAATTTACAACCAGAATCACCAAGGCTAAACACTCTATCAGCCTGCTAGGGATCACACAAAAGCCGGATGAATCCACACGAAAATACCTCGATCACTTCAACGATGAATGCCTAACGGTCAACGGACTCATGGATTCTGTCGCGAGCCTTTGTTTAACCAACGGACTCATGAACGAAGATTTCCGCAAACACCTCACCACCAAACCAGTATGGACCATGCACGAGATTCAGAACGTCACCAGAGACTACATAAATGATGAGGAGGTCAGCCAAGTCGTCGCCGCCAATAAACGGCAACACGGCAACCACCAACACGGCAACCCGACATCCCGCCATAACCAGATATCCAGAGAAA CCCCGATCACCGAGATATATCACCAGATAGCAGATCGAGGCATTATCCCAAAAGCCCGACAACTCAAAGAAAGAACCGGCGACAACAAAACCCTTTATTGCGACTACCACCGAGGTTACGGGCACAGGACACAAGACTGTTTCGATCTCAAAGACGCCCTCGAACAAGCCATAAGAGACAGCAAGCTCCCAGAGTTCGCCAAAATCATCAGAGAACCAAAACGTGCAGAAAGAGATAGGTCGCCCGAGAGAGAAGGACGCAATCCAAGAACGCAAAAACAACCTCCCAGGGAAAGTCCAGACGACGACCCGACCATAATAGTAAATGTTATCACAGGCAAAGATATATCAGGCAAATCGAAATCAACACTAAAAAAGGACCTCAAAGTCATGGCCGTCAGAGATCAAGCCCCAACTGCCACTGCCAACAAAACGATAACCTTCCTACCCGAGGACTGCCAGCACGGCACCTCGGCCGAAGACGCGCCCTTGGTCATCTCAGCGAGAATCGGAACGGGACTAGTGCGGAGAATACTGGTGGACACCGGTGCAGACTCCAACATCCTCTTTCGAGGAGCCTTCGAAAAGCTTGGGCTCCGCAACGAAAACCTCCAAACACACCGCAATGGCGTCACAGGACTCGGGGACAACTTCCTCAAACCGGACGGTTCCATCACCCTACCCCTCACCATAGGGACAGGCAACCAAAGGAAGACAATCCTGTCCGAATTCGTGGTTCTAAAAGATTCCACCGCCTACAACGTCATCCTCGGAAGAAAAACAATCAATGACTTCTCTGCCATCATTTTTACCAAATACCTCCTTATGAAATTCATAACGGAAGACGGCTCCATCAGCACTATTCACGGAGATCGTGAAGTCGCAGCAGAATGCGACAACACCATCCTAGCTTTACAAAAAAAATCTCGCGACGCGGCTGGAATATTCCTAGCCGATTTGGACGCCCGACAAGATGGCCAAACCAGGCCAGAACCAGAAGGCGACATGGAAAAATTACAAGTAGGACAAACCAAAGACAAATACACCTTCATCAACAAGAACCTCCCATACGACCTTAAGGAGGACCTTTCCCAATTCCTAAAATAA